Genomic window (Argopecten irradians isolate NY chromosome 2, Ai_NY, whole genome shotgun sequence):
TCCCCTGAGACAGAACATCCCAATATTGGTCCCCACAGACAAAACATCCCAATGTTGGTCCCCAGAGACTGAACACCCCAAATGGTGGTCCCCTCAGACAGGTGGTCCCAAGACAGAATACCCGAATGGTGGTCCCCACAAACAGAGAACATCCCAATGGTGGTCCCCACAGACTGAACATCCCAATGGTGGTCCCAAGACAAAACATCCCAATGGTGGTCCCCACACACAGAACATCCCCAATAGTGGACCCAACAGACAGAACATGCCAATGGTGGTCCCCATAGACAAAACATCCCAATGGTGGTCCCCACAGACAAAACATCCCAATGGTTGTCTCAAGAGACAGAATATCCAATGGTGGTCCCCAGAGACTGCACATCCCAATGGTGGTCCCCACGCACAGAACATCCCAATGGCGGTCCCCTGAGACAGAACATCCAAATGGTGGTCCCCACACACCGAACATCCCAATGGTGGTCCACAGAGACAGAACATCCAAATGGTGGTCCCCACACACAAAACATCCCAATGGTGGTCCCCAGAGACTGAACATCCCAATGGTGGTCCCCACAGACAAAACATCCCAATGGTGGTCCCCACAGACAAAACATCCCAATGGTGGTCCCCAGAGACTGCACATCCCAATGGTGGTCCCCACGCACAGAACATCCCAATGGCGGTCCACTGAGACAGAACATCCCAATATTGGTCCCCAGAGACTGAACATCCCAATGGTGGTCCCCAGAGACTGAACATCCCAATGGTGGTCCCCTGAGACAGAACATCCCAATATTGGTCCCCACAGACAAAACATCCCAATGGTGGTCCCCACAAACAAAACATCCCAATGGCGGCCCCCACAAAGAGAACATTCCAATGTTGGTCCCAAGAGACAGAACATCCCAATGGTGGTCCCCACAGACAAAACATCCCAATGGTGGTCCCCACACACAAAACATACCATTGGTGGTCCCCACAGACAAAACATCCCAATGGTGGTCCCAACACACAGAACATCCCAATAGTGGTCCCAAGAGACAGAACATCCCAATGTTGGTCCCCAGAGACTGAACACCCCAAATGGTGGTCCCCACAGACAGGTGGTCCCAAGACAGAATATCCGAATGGTGGTCCCCACAAACAGAGAACATCCCAATGGTGGTCCCCACAGACTGAACATCCCAACAGTGGTCCCCACAGACAGAACATCCCTATGGCTGTCCCCACAGACAAAACATCCAAATGGTGGTCCCCACAGACAAAACATCCAAATGGTGGTCCCCACAGACAGAGAACATCCCAAAGTGGTCCCCACAGACAGAACATCCATATGGCTGTCCCCACAGACAAAACATCCAAATGGTGGTCCCCACAAACAGAGAACATCCCAATGGTGGTCCCAACAGACTCAACATCCCAATAGTGGTCCCCACAGACAGAACATCCCTATGGCTGTCCCCACAGACAAAACATCCAAATGGTGGTCCCCACAGACAGAGAACATCCCAATGGTGGTCcccacaaacaaacaaaacatccCAATGGCGGTCCCCACAAAGAGAACATTCCAATGGTGGTCCTAAGAGTCAGAACATCCCAATGGTGGTCCCCACAGACAAAACATCCCAATGGTGGGACAAAACATCCCAATGGTGTCCCCACACACAAAACATACCATTGGTGGTCCCCACAGACAAAACATCCCAATGGCGGTCCCCACAAAGAGAACATTCCAATGGTGGTCCCAAGAGACAGAACATCCCAATGGTGGTCCCCACAGACAAAACATCCCAATGGTGGTCCCCACACACAAAACATACCATTGGTGGTCCCCACAGACAAAACATCCCAATGGTGGTCCCAACACACAGAACATCCCAATAGTGGTCCCAAGAGACAGAACATCCCAATGTTGGTCCCCAGAGACTGAACACCCCAAATGGTGGTCCCCTCAGACAGAACATCGCAATGGTGGTCCCAAGACAGAATATCCGAATGGTGGTCCCCACAAACAGAGAACATCCCAATGGTGGTCCCCACAGATTGAACATCCCAATAGTGGTCCCCACAGACAGAACATCCATATGGCTGTCCCCACAGACAAAACATCCAAATGGTGGTCCCCACAGACAGAACATCGCAATGGTGGTCCCAAGACAGAATATCCGAATGGTGGTCCCCACAAACAGAGAACATCCCAATGGTGGTCCCCACAGATTAAACATCCCAATAGTGGTCCCCACAGACAGAACATCCATATGGCTGTCCCCACAGACAAAACATCCAAATGGTGGTCCCCACAGACAGAACATCCCAATGGTGGTCCCCACAGACTGAACATCCCAATGGTGGTCCCCACAGACAGAACATCCCTATGGCTGTCAACACAGACAGAACAATCAAATGGTGGTCCCAAGACAGAACATCCCAATGGTGGTCCCCACAGACAGAACATCCCAATAGTGGTCCCCACAGACAGAACATCCCTATGGCTGTCCCCACAGACAAAACATCCAAATGGTGGTCCCCACAAACGGAGAACATCCCAATGGTGGTCCCCAGAGACTGAACATCCCAATGGTGGTCCCCACAGACAGAACATCCCAATGGTGGTCCCCACACACAGAACATCCCAATGGTGGTCCCCAGAGACTGAACATCCCAATGGTGGTCCCCACAGACAAAACATCCCAATGGTGGTCCCCACAGACAGAGAACATCTCAATGGTGGTCCCCCACACACAAAACATACCATTGGTGGTCCCCACAGACAAAACATCCCAATGGTGGTCCCAACACACAGAGCATCCCAATAGTGGTCCCAAGAGACAGAACATCCCAATGTTGGTCCCCAGAGACTGAACACCCCAAATGGTGGTCCCCTCAGACAGAACATCGCAATGGTGGTCCCAAGACAGAATATCCGAATGGTGGTCCCCACAAACAGAGAACATCCCAATGGTGGTCCACACAGACTGAACATCCCAATAGTGGTCCCCACAGACAGAACATCCATATGGCTGTCCCCACAGACAAAACATCCAAATGGTGGTCCCCACAAACAGAGAACATCCCAATGGTGGTCCCCACAGACTGAACATTCCAATAGTGGTCCCCACAGACAGAACATCCTTATGGCTGTCCCCTGAGACAGAACATCCCAATATTGGTCCCCAGAGACTGAACATCCCAATTGTGGTCCCCACAGACTAAACATCCCAATAGTGGTCCCCACAGACAGAACATCTTTATGGCTGTCCCCACAGACAAAACATCCAAATGGTGGTCCCCACAAACAGAGAACATCCCAATGGTGGTCCCCACAGACTGAACATCCCAATAGTGGTCCCCACAGACAGAACATCCTTATGGCTGTCCCCTGAGACAGAACATCCCAATATTGGTCCCCAGAGACTGAACATCTCAATGGTGGTCCCCACAGACTGAACATCCCAATAGTGGTCCCCACAGACAGAACATCCCTATGGCTGTCCCCACAGACAAAACATCCAAATGGTGGTCCCCACAAACAGAGAACATCTCAATGGTGGTCCCCACAGACTAAACATCCCAATAGTGGTCCCCACAGACAGAACATCCTTATGGCTGTCCCCACAGATAGAACAACCAAATGGTGGTCCTAAGACAGAACATCCAAATGGTGGTCCCAAGACAGAACATCCCAATGGTGGTCCCCACAGACAGAACATCCCAATAGTGGTCCCCACAGACAGGACATCCCTATGGCTGTCCCCACAGACAAAACATCCAAATGGTGGTCCCAAGACAGAACTTCCAAATGGTGGTCCCAAGACAGAACATCCCAATGGTGGTCCCCACAGACAGAACATCCCAATATTGGTCCCCACAGACAGGACATCCCAATGGCTGTCCCCACAGACAAAACATCCAAATGGTGGTCCCCAGTCCAAATAGTGGTATAGTGGTGCCTAGAGACAGAATATCTCAATGGTTGCTCATCTAAGATAATTGACATCCTAATCCACTTTAAGTGTCAGAAAGTCTGGGTTCCTTAgatgtaggtcaaaggtcatacaGGTATATGACACATTACCTTGTCAGGATAAACCTGTGATTAAAGCAAACAGTTCTGGTGATTGGTAGAAAAGAAGATGAAGCCTAGAGAAGACGATATATATAGAAGGAGGGatggaaaaatgaaaacaaacaaaaaatgcaaaaatagaTAGTTCCCTAATATCCCATTGGACATAAAGAGTTCTTACATGTTTTGTTATTAACTTATTACAGTATATTTGATAGGCCCAGAGCTGCTGAAACTGGataccaacacatatcttaaTGATTGACTGATCTGTAAATAGTTAAACAACAAATACTGGTACAACACCTTACAACCACTCCCAACtcatgattatatatacaggtaagatattaGTTCACAAAGACATTTTTGTGTCAGTCATTTCTCAAtactaaatacatttttaaagcTTTATTAGATAATTATTCCAATTGTTACATTATATGTGATAAAGTATCGGAGCACAAACAGCAGCAACTTGAAGTTCCCAGGGTGACAGATAATTTGTCTCTGGTCATGGAGAAATATTTCAGTGTAACTAAACTTTGTaacattctttttttatttcggAAAACAAACCTCAACAAGCAAATGTTTATCAAAGATCTCATATTACTTTAGGTCAATTACTTAAGTCGGTAAGACTTTTTactcaaatatatatacatgattatcATATTGCAATAACGAGTCAAGCTTGGTAAGAGAGGGTCGTCTAATTTGATTTGCCATCTTCTACTTCTAGGAAGTAATTTACAATCACTAAATCTGTAGCTTTTCTGATTCTGGAACCTCTTTAATCTATAAGCTAGAAAGTCTTCTGAGAAGTTAGCCTAATCAGAGAACTAATTTGATTGTCTCCCTTGTACTGTTAATTGTAAAATCCAATACAACCCTTTTAATGCTGTGATAAAATGCTTACACATGACtagtttcaaaatattttgcattgcaatcaattcaaaatattaacaCTAAAATCACATTTGACAAATAAGAAATAACCCAATTGATTTTATGATTCGTCAAAATCATCAAACAAAATTGATCAATTATATGCTGATAACCACAGATGTCTAGTCCATAGATGTCAACAAATTACAATCAACCAAGAAGTTAATTTAATTGGCATCTTTTTCATCAGATAAGCAGATTTTTCAATGTACTTTTAAGAATAAAACATAGCCTTTACTAgtatattaaaatgttgataatgacaagttttattaGATGTTGTTTTGATCCTTTACAAAAGTTCAGCACCACAGACTTGAGGATGATATCAGTTTATCAGTTTTACTGATTTAAGCATAGAGAGTTTATGTTTGATTTTCTCAGGCACATTTGGTCTGATTCATAATTTCATTGGGCAAGTACTAAGCTTCTTGTCCAAAAAGACAAGCACTTCAAAGCGTTTTTGTCAGATCCCATGATGAAGTTTCAAAGGTGCTTAAATGTGTCAATGTTCAGCACAGCTAAAATGCCATAGTATCTGATACGAGAttttagtatgaaaacataaaacTTGTATTTCATTAATCTGAATTCTGTCGCCACAAGCGAACATGTCTAATAAAAGTAGAATCACACTACTGTGTTTCATCACACCTTGTCATCTTCTCTAGAGAGCCAGTTTAAAAAGTGTATTGCcaacaattaaaaaatagtgtAGGAAATCTACTTTTGGAATGTCCAGTAATTTTCCATCAGAACCAAAAAGGATGCCAGCACCTGCATACACGACACAGGCTCCGAATCCAAACCAGTTTTTGTTTATAACACACAGTGTTGCCATGGTGAGGATAGAAAATCCTGACACTGCCTGAGAGCAAAGTTCTCTGTTCTTGGGTGGGAGAAACACTACAACTAACAGAATACAAACAATgaatattgatatcttattgGCCAGTGCTGCAGATCCGTATTTATAACAAAACACGAGAGCAATCAGGGGGACACCAACGGCACCAGCCAACCAGGACAGGAGTTTGTGagctttatagacaagtgttcCCTGAGGTTGTTCCATGGCAAAACGGAAGATCCCCATGGAGGCCGCACAGCCTTGAATGAACATCCCTATCGCTGCATTGTGGTGTTTGTGTTCATACCAGTGATGGGAGACATAGAAGGCAGAGATCGCAAGCATCAAATCTGACAACGATGTACTCAGCTGGCGTGGCATTGTCTTTAAACTTTGGTCTGCAAATTACAAGGcagagaaaatatttaaaagccattaaacttaaatttataaacatatattccAAAATACTTCACAGGCAGATCTAGAAAGTAAAAATCAATTAAGGAATATGTATACCAGTAtaagctatatacatgtactatgtttCAATTCaaacatgtatgtgtaaaagatacacatgtatatatttacattttcactgcaatCCCACTATGTAACTTTACCAAGCGCATTTTGCATTCATATAGTCTATGAACTTCAAACACTTtggtattatgacatcattatcattgtgacgtcaaaatTGTTGTGTCAGCAATCACGGAAAATGGCTGTTCTGAAGGCTGTTCAATCTATGAcaataacaaatacaattaatattcatcattgatgcatgggatttcatcataaaattgtaccCAACAGAATGTGTTTAATCAATCTCAAAGTTTGACCAGGCAGCCATAGTGGATGGTTAGATGGTCATTAAAGTGTAGCGGGatttgactgggtcgatcatctgtgaccaggtagctcagtgggtagagcactcggctagtgtttggagggtccctggttcgaatcctggtctggccgctacattttcttctctcctgttacaaaatttgcCCTCAAATAAATAACCCATGGTGGCGATGTAttaaagggtctcgtatgtctttgagggcgaagacttcgagaaaggtcATTAAAGTGTAGCGGGatttgactgggtcgatcatctgtgaccaggtagctcagtgggtagagcactcggctagtgtttggagggtccctggttcgaatcctggtctggccgctacatttccTCCTATTCTGTTACACAAGGAAAGCAGAAGTACGGGGGTGTTTGCTTTAATTGTATACATATTGGTTAACATATTAATTTGTAGTGATCTGCATGACAGAATTTGTACACAAATGGACCAGTTCCCCTATGTTATACTTCTCGTTTGGTGTCTTTTGACAATCGATTATGCTGATAATCACCATGGCGCCAAGCCACCTTTTCCTCATTAAGGATTCTACAATCGATAACGGTTGATTTAGTTGTTCAGGAAGGACTCTTCAAAGCTAAACTGACAACTGGATAATGCTGATGTATCAGAATCATTAGGCCTAATAGCGATAATCTGTCGTTGAACACGGTAGTTACAATCACACATATTCGTCCTGCTGACGATTAAAACATTCTATAATTTACACAATGTCACACTCACCCTGTTATTCTTCCTGTTACTGTTGTCCCGAGGCCTTGTACACACCTTCCTTTTCACACCACGCGCCTAACACTACAAACACAACAGTACACACACGCAAGGTCAAGGGTCATAGGTTACAAGGTGCCCTGGACTAGAGTTCGAATTATACCTTTTACAACAGTTTGTcgttttttttccttctttacaAAAACATCATCTAATGCCCCAGAAACGTGAACGCTGCTCAAGGTTGGGGAATTTACAACTAGAGTGTCTCGAGAGAtatttttttacacatttttaatGTTGCAGTAACGTTacgaaatacatgtattgtttctAATCAAATGTTCTGAATGAAGTTAGCATACAACAAAATAGATACAGATCAATTTCCTTTTGTGAGTGTTAAAGTGCAAGCTAAAACGTCCtttatcatatttgtttaaaaataactGTATATAGCATTGATGATAACGAGAGTGTTTAGTTTCGTTTTCCATCTACAATGTCACTCTTctatactgtaaaccatttAATATTCACGTATGTAAATAGATCTACTTAATATGAGaatctattttaaaaaaaaaatatgaaaataaacgattaaaaaataaaataaaaaaaaaataacgacGATAGGACCTAGCGGGacattattttacatacatgGATAAATAGATGAAGTTACACGTTCTACTATAGTCTGACATTGTTACATGTAAGGCAAAAATTAAGTACAATATCAAAAAACATATTTcctatatgaagaaaaaaaacctaagGCTTTCtcgcaaaataaataaataaataaataaaatatcctgCATATTGTTCAAAATGCACACGGGTACCACCTTATATTTGTGCCATTTTCAACTGTGGAGTGAAAAAAAGTCCAGCACAGGAAATGCTAAAGGTTTTTAGTTGATATGTAGCTCTAAAATACTATTTTGACGATAGGCCTACAatactgtataattataatcTAACAATGGTTGAACTAAGACAAGACAAACTGAATGCCCAAAAAGAAATTTATCATGAAGCACAAGCAAAGCCAATTAATCTTAACACATacacattattttcattattatctttttcataagatgatgatgagtgtagtattaacggtaagttaataacttttgcgattctacaaaattatcgatctcgttttacattcccattttaaaaggCAGTATGCtaaaaattttacaatataaaaaaaaataattacaggCTGGCGCCCTGTTCATTTTGTTAAACTTTTTGACCAAGCAAAGGGGAATTATGTAATTAagattttatcatatatatatatttaaaaggaGGTATGACCTTTAATACGTAGATTAAAAACACACAAGTCTTTAGAAACTCTAACCAAAGTgggtatttacaatgtacatgtagatccCAGTTTAATTAACTTTTATCGTTATTATGAACTGACTTTTAAATATCATGGAACTTTGATATGAATTCCTTGACTTTAAAATGATCGCTTTACTTATAATCATATTTCAAGATTAACGACCTTATAATTTGCCAGGCGTGAAAGTGTTGAAGGCAGGAGGGGAGAGCTTGAATGAGAAATcatttttgaccaatcacagcTCACTTTACATTCGTGCTCCGACACAGTTTCCGATCAAAATTGAAAATGGGCAAAAGGAGAAAATCACCAGACACGATCAACATTATGGTTACGACATGAAATCAGGCAAGTTATATGATCGAAGCGATAGCTGATATTTTTTCGTTTACTAAGAACTTGAAGCAAACGTATAGACGATATAAAACGTCAAATGTACTCGTGTTGTTAGACCAACTCCACCGATAAAAAGTGTAAACACGACACGGTGCGAGTTGATAAGTTGAAATGCGCGCGCTTAGTTGTGAAAGTGTTAGGTTGTCTACTTGcgtttacagttttgagtttaaTGATTTTAAGTAACGACATATTCATATGcgattaaaataatatattggttactatttgattgattttgaaaaaaagttacTTTTATTACGTGCCAAAATATTAGCTGTTTAGGCCATGGTCACGGTGACCTCTCAACTCTTACTGATAGAAACAGTTTTACACAACAGCCTACTGAATATTATGCTAAAAGATATCCCAGTCTCAAATTTTGGAAACACATTCATCCCCAGTGTgacattaaaaacatttaagaTATACTTCAGTAGATTATAGACTATTGCATTGAATGATCAACATTAAgataatttcataatttatctGCTTAA
Coding sequences:
- the LOC138315139 gene encoding transmembrane protein 276-like, with the translated sequence MPRQLSTSLSDLMLAISAFYVSHHWYEHKHHNAAIGMFIQGCAASMGIFRFAMEQPQGTLVYKAHKLLSWLAGAVGVPLIALVFCYKYGSAALANKISIFIVCILLVVVFLPPKNRELCSQAVSGFSILTMATLCVINKNWFGFGACVVYAGAGILFGSDGKLLDIPKVDFLHYFLIVGNTLFKLAL